The Rosa rugosa chromosome 1, drRosRugo1.1, whole genome shotgun sequence genomic sequence GAGAGTCTTATGAAAGAATAGAGGATAATCCAAATCACTGAAAAGTGATGGGAAGAAAAATCAATCCTCTGAATAAGAAGAAAGAAcaatgaaaaacaaagagaCAAAGTCCTCACAGAtttttgctctgataccaagtcaaaaatTGAGTTGGAGACGAGAAATATTTGTGAGAGAATTTTCTAATGTATTATTCACACTTGTGTTAGGGATATATATACAACCCTAAAGCACTACACAACCAATTGTACTATAAGTTAGCACAACCGAAGTACAACCCAATATAGAAAACCTATTCTTATAAGGTAACTACTAAATACATATATTCTCCTAATAATTCTAATTATGACTCACAATTCAACATATACTCCAACTTACAATGTATGGGGTAGATCAAAGAAGGAGGCATTGGTTTATATCAAAGATCGGGTCAATAGAAAGATTAAGGGATGGAAGCAGCGCTCCTTGTCTTTGGCTGGAAGAGAAGTTCGTATCAAATCAATTGCTATGGCTATTCCTGCCTATCCTATGGCCTGCTTCAATTTCCCCAAAAAACATTTGTGATAAGATAAACTCTACTTTGGGGAAGTTTTGGTGGGGAGCAGACCAAGAGGGTCAAAAAATTCACTGGAAGAGCTGGTCCTACCTTGGTACTCCTAAAACTGAGGGTGGAATGGGTTTTCGAGATTTAAATCATTTCAATCTGGCCCTGCTTGCAAAGCAATGCTGGCGCCTTATACAAGAGCCTAATTCTCTATGGGCACAAGTTATCAAGGCCAGATACTTCCCTAACTGCAGTTTCTTGAAAGCTGTCAAAGGCTATAGGGCATCCTGGAGTTGGTCTAGCTTACTGGAGGCTAGGGACCAGTTTATTGGGGGGTGCAACTGGCAAGTCATCAATGGCTATACCATCAATATTTGGAAGGATAAGTGGCTCCCTCCTCCAAATGGTGGCTTTCTAGTTACTTTTGGGACTCCACAGGTGGGTAATCCTACATGGGTTAACTCTTTAATCGATTGGGATACTTGTAATTGGAACCTAGACTGCATTTTGCGTCTCATACAACCTAGTGAAGTGAGGAAAATTCTTGCTATTCCTATTGGCGATGAGGAGGGGTGTGACAGATTAGTTTAGCCCTGGAACAAGAGCGATGCATTTACGGTTAGCTCTGGGTATCACTGGATCCATTAGCAGCTGGCTAAACTATTTTTTTCTACTACTAGCCCACCACACCTGATTGACAATCAAGTGTGGAAAGTACTATGGAACATTAACACTCTACCAAAGATCAGGCTCTTTCTTTGGAGAGCATTAAATGGTGCCATTCCTACCTTTTATAACCTGTTTAGAGGAAAAATTGCTACTACACCTACTTGCCCTATATGTGGGAGTCCAAATGAAACATTGGAGCACGTTCTTCTATTATGTCCCTGGGTGGAGTTGGTGTGGTTTGGTTCCCCTTTGGGAATTTGATTTAACAAATAGCAGGTTACCGCTTTGGATCAATGGATACTTAGGCTAACAAGACATTAATACAGTAAGAGTGAGAAAGAAATGATTCTTACCTTTATCAGCCTTTTGAGTTGGAACATCTGGAAGGCGAGGTGTGCCTTTGTGTATCAGCATAAGCCCCTTTCTCCAAGCTATATCATCAGTACTACCATCAAACTGGTTGCTGAGTTTCATGATGCAACAAACCGCTCCCAAGCTACTCAGATCCATGACACCTACAGAACGGCTCCACATCCAATTTGGATTGCTCCCCCACCAGGTCATGTCAAAGTTAATTGTGATGCGTTTTGGTCGGCCCCAAATTCAACCGGACTCGGAGTAGTCATCAGGGATCATACTGGTTCTCTTCTTGGTGGCTCTACTATCCAAGCAAACTGTTCTTCAGTGGAAATTGCAGAATCTGAAGCATTACTATCTGGTGTCAATCTTGCAGTATCAATGAATTTGAAATTGGTAAAGTTTGAATCAGATGAAAGAGAGGTTGTCTCTAACCTGAAGTATCCAATTAGCCGGAGCTGGAAATCTTATCCAATCATCGA encodes the following:
- the LOC133729018 gene encoding uncharacterized protein LOC133729018; translated protein: MILTFISLLSWNIWKARCAFVYQHKPLSPSYIISTTIKLVAEFHDATNRSQATQIHDTYRTAPHPIWIAPPPGHVKVNCDAFWSAPNSTGLGVVIRDHTGSLLGGSTIQANCSSVEIAESEALLSGVNLAVSMNLKLVKFESDEREVVSNLKYPISRSWKSYPIIDQIRRRCSYFDHYT